In a genomic window of Mycolicibacterium neoaurum VKM Ac-1815D:
- a CDS encoding ABC transporter substrate-binding protein — protein MLFPSARTGLLAAGAAATLVLLTGCGGTEPARTPGPDAPITSTTRIASAGVLGNQRKPDESCAAEPAGTGPGAVDAARPVRNAPPQDATAPAVPAVTEVRGDPQRLLALAPGQLDALCALGLQGRVVGTAAPQPSYLGTVLHNAPVITDMQAARAANPDLILASAGHSLEGFDALGAIAPTVFTGTAADWQETLRTVAAASGRSGAADAILGEFRRTAEEAGRRIDAGHFQASIVQFTENTVRVYGAANFPASVLAAVGVDRPAAQRFTDRPYVEIDISDLSDDTDLSAADGDIVYLSFDSAAAKDAAPRVLDSAAWRKLSANRDDRVFAVNNEVWQTGQGVVAARGIIDDLRWLNAPIN, from the coding sequence GTGCTGTTCCCCTCTGCGCGCACAGGCCTGCTCGCCGCGGGTGCCGCCGCCACATTGGTCCTGCTGACCGGCTGCGGAGGCACCGAGCCCGCCCGCACCCCCGGCCCGGACGCCCCCATCACGAGCACGACGCGGATCGCCAGTGCCGGCGTACTCGGTAACCAACGCAAGCCGGACGAATCCTGCGCCGCCGAACCGGCCGGCACCGGACCCGGCGCCGTCGATGCCGCCCGCCCGGTGCGCAACGCCCCGCCGCAAGACGCCACGGCCCCGGCCGTACCGGCGGTCACCGAAGTGCGCGGGGATCCGCAACGGCTCCTCGCGCTCGCTCCGGGTCAGCTCGACGCGTTGTGCGCGCTCGGGCTGCAGGGCCGTGTGGTCGGCACCGCCGCGCCCCAGCCGTCCTATCTGGGTACCGTCCTGCACAACGCACCTGTCATCACCGACATGCAGGCCGCCCGCGCCGCCAACCCCGATCTGATCCTCGCCTCGGCCGGCCACAGCCTCGAAGGGTTCGACGCGCTCGGCGCGATCGCGCCGACGGTGTTCACCGGCACCGCGGCGGACTGGCAGGAGACCCTGCGGACGGTCGCCGCGGCATCAGGACGTTCCGGGGCCGCCGATGCGATCCTCGGCGAGTTCCGACGCACGGCCGAGGAGGCGGGCCGACGCATCGACGCCGGCCACTTCCAGGCCTCGATCGTGCAGTTCACCGAGAACACCGTGCGCGTCTATGGGGCCGCCAACTTCCCCGCCTCGGTGCTGGCCGCCGTGGGCGTCGACCGCCCTGCCGCACAACGATTCACCGACCGCCCGTACGTCGAGATCGATATCAGCGACCTCTCCGACGACACCGATCTGTCGGCCGCCGACGGCGATATCGTCTACCTGTCCTTCGACTCCGCGGCCGCTAAGGACGCGGCTCCGCGGGTACTCGACAGCGCCGCGTGGCGCAAGCTGTCGGCCAACCGGGACGACCGGGTGTTCGCGGTCAACAACGAGGTGTGGCAGACCGGGCAGGGTGTCGTCGCCGCGCGCGGCATCATCGACGACCTGC